In Osmerus mordax isolate fOsmMor3 chromosome 27, fOsmMor3.pri, whole genome shotgun sequence, the sequence AAATGAGTAAAATAACATCTACGTTTCCCCTACGTCTTCCCtccacaacacaaacaagacACTTACCTTTGCCAGCACACGAAGAAGGTTTCACTTGTCTTTAATGGTCAGAATGTTGTGCGAGTGTTATGAAATCcatttacaatgtatttatCGCGAATAATCTTAATCTGTAAATCACATTAGTTAAAGtagtcattgactgcaaaaccgagttttccttgtcatagttgaataagaCAGTTCGgcgggtaaaatggacatacagtgaacctcaagccccattgacacctctttacTATAAAAATCTCACAATacaaaaatgtagctgtaaaatgGTCGGTTACAAAAAGTCCACTCTatctggctctggtctgtacctttgtcacgccccaaaattttgATCTCCACTTCCACGGAAAGTCAGGTCTCACAGTATATGGATCATAGATTGTGTtttgcaatgcagtttcttttgaagcctctacatttttgttttgttgggtttagtaaatgcatgcattttgtttattttgctgcagaaattcaaaacaaaaaatgaatgacccatctcagagtagctttatagaatgtacgttactgtattgaaaaaaagaagacagaaacataattgctgcagtaaaggcttcatTTGAAGAATGCAAAGGGAATTTGTAAGAGCAAGGAAGGGGGTGGAAtgagatggggagagacagacagaaagactgagagaataagacagagacagagagggagggagggagagaggaaaactaGAGCACATCCCTATGGACAATTCTCATGAATCTATTGCTAGAATCAATCAAAAATCAGAGGTTGCTGTTAAAAGCGTAGCGTTTGAGCTCCTGTCGGCTCTGCAGGCAGGCTGTGTCCCTGGGGCCCCTATTCCACCtcacctgggggtgggggggggcactccTGGTGAGCTGCATGGGTGGAGCACTGTTTGGCACAACTGTTTCCATTTCATTAGGCCAGATCAATCAACCCCCATGAATCAAGCACAGATACTGTCTCTGCTAGGCCAATATGAATCAAGCCCAGATACTGTCACTGCCAGGCCAGATAAATCGAGCCCCGCTCACGCATCCATCTGGACCAAGACGAGaatgggcggggcctcggcCACCTTGCTCCTGCGAGGCAGCAGGTGAGTCAGTCGGGAGAAGGAGGGCGTGGCCTTCAGCAGGATCTCCTTGAGGCCGGCTCGGAACTCCCTGCGGATGAGGCAGTAGAGGACGGGGTTGAGGCAGGAGTTGGTGTGTGCAAGACacacggagagagggaagatgtaGGCCTGGGCGTTGTAGAAGGCTACGCTGAACGGCACTAAGTCGAACTTGATCAGCACCCCCcagagggtgagggcctggtTGGGAAGCCAGCACAGGAAGAAGGAAAGAACCACGATGGCCACTGATTTGGTGACCTTGGACCGGCGCTTCAGGCGGTCCTTCTCACTGTCCACCCCGCCGGTGCCCCCGGCGATCCTCCGGATGAGGACGAagcgcagcagcagcaggtagcAGGTGGTGATGACCACCAGTGGAAGGAAAAAGCCCAGCAGCACCTTCTGCAGCTGGTACAGGCCCAGGAGTAGCTGAGGGTCCCAGCTGCCCGACTCGGGGAACTTGACCAGACACAGCTCCTCGTCCGACACATGCACACTGGTGGAGTAGACAGCGTGGGGGAGCGTGGCCAGTAGAGACACCGCCCACACGCCCAGGCTCACCCACTTGGCGTTGGCGGCTCGCCGGCTGCGCATCTTGAGAGCAGACGAGACAGAGTAGTACCTCGCCACGCTCATGGCAGTCAGGAAGAACACGCTGGCGTACATGTTCATCATGGTCACTGAGCTCACGATCTTGCACATGATACGGCCAAACGGCCAACGGAAATCCAGTGCTGTGTCCACTGCCCAGAATGGGAGCGTGAGCGTGAACTGCAGGTCGGTAACGGCCAGGCTCATGACGAAGCAGTTGATGGAAGACTGCTTTTGCCGGTGGCGGGAGTGGAGCAGGTAGAGAGCGAGGGAGTTGCCCACCAGCCCCAGAGCACACACCATGCTGTAGACCAGTGCCATGGAGACCCGcgaggccaggctggaggtgTCTCCTTGCAGCTCCAGGACAGACTCCCTGGTGAGGAGTTGCAACCAGCAGCGCagggagagactggaggagcCGTAGGAGCAGTTAGCCAGCACCCCCTCCGGCTGCTCCTCCTCACAGGCAGATGAAGTCTGGAGGCAGCCtcggctggtgttcagcatgaagGACTGCATCTGTAATGTTTCCAGGGtaatcaccctcctctctcggtTCTGCTCACtgttattttgttttctttatcTTCTCTCAGCTCACTCACTCTCCTAACCCTCTCTGACTCACTCTGTCGCGCGTTCCACAGTCGACACAGTAACTTACAGATGAGGGTGCGTCGTCAAAAGATTTTAAAGTAGATGAAACTGAAGGTTAAAATATTCCTTGCGAATAATGGTGAAACTGCTACATTTACTGTCAAATTCGAAAGCTAAGATTAGTCAGAAAACACCAAGTTTTCCGTCCGATGCTAGACATGACCGTCACCAGCCGTATCCACACAGGTTCCACAGCCTTATCAGGGCACGGACCCGCAACACATTCTTTTATACAAGTCCCGTGCGCGCGCATAGCTGAAACTAGTTTTCCTAAGAAAAACCAAGCTGACAGGAGAGTCGCACGCAGAGAGTGAAACTGAAACTCAGGGAGGCGGACGGCTCTCGTGGGGATGTGATCGATTGACAGCGCACGTTTATCCAATTTTCTATGCCTGGTACAATCAGTCGAGTTTCAATGGCCGGTTCTAGAACTATAGGAATATCATATCACATCATGTTACCGGCGAGCCGGTCTCCTGTCCCTGGAGACTAGAGTGAAAGGGACCAAGCAGTCATGTTATTCACCACGTGACACTACTCCCCATACGCGTCCCTCGCTCCGCTCGTGCTTtaacttgtgttatcttcgggtcattctgacccatcagtcattgtgaccaaccattgtgctgtctcagacccccccacattgcaaaggttaaaataaaataattgttatttgtttttgtattgggtaaaattgggtaaacacaaagatgattcgttatgaacctttgggtcatgtgacccaaaggcagcacaaggtttAAAACGGCGAGGAAGGAGGTCACGAAACTTTCAAGCGATTCGAAATACTATTGGTCCATCGCGTGCAAAGTCCCATTTGGTGTTATTTTGAACCAGACAGATCAGAGAAAAAAACACGGTGGAGTGGTTGGATGGATGAGTAACTGGATTAAGAAATGAAAATGTGTACGGGTCACagcgtgagtgagtgagtgtgtgcgaacGGATTATATTTATATTCAAATGTCGGGAAGAAATTGAAAATGAGAGCGAAGGGtgcaccccccttcctctctactCTAAATTATTCCATCCATCTACTACATAAGGTCTTGACCCCAAACAACTCCTTTGTGTTTACATTGAAATGACCATGCCTCTCCCCACACAAtatcactatctctctcacacacacatacacacacacacagatacacaagcaaacaccatctatctcacacatgcacacacatacatacacttacacacataacCCTTGGCAGAGCCCCTGGCAGTAAAGAGTTGGTGTAAAtctcctctgtttctctgggttttgtgagtcacacacaaataaacacttcAATGTTGACATTGaatacatacattttacatacatacatacattttacatatGTACACCTGAAGTAGAGTCAATACAGCACCCCCTAAAGCGGGGAGAGGAACTGCAGGGTGAACACTGGGGAGAGGAACTGCAGGGTGAACACTGGGGAGAGGAACTGCAGGGTGAACACTGGGGAGAGGAACTGCATTTGGAGATTAAACACAATGGTGGAAGTGCTTCTTAGATGGAGAACACCTtgaccccccctctcactctctctcttcccctctcttcctcagtgTTAAGTTGGAAAGAGAGCCTCTCCCTGGACAGAGttagggaggaggatgaagggaggggggggaggatggaggggggaacgGATGAAGgattggaaggaggggggagggaggtgatgaagggaggaggggggaggatgaaggggggagggtggggggattaAAGCAACTTTTGGGCCCCTGCACTCTCCATGATTAAAGCCCTACAGACGAATGTATCAAAGGATTCCACTGACCTGAGTCAAGTCCATCTACCAAATACACCCATCAAAGTATTTGCAAGGTATTTAATTCAGTGCCGATGTTTCACATCAGGTTCTGTGTCATTGTTTTAGTGTTTGGATTACTTCAGTAATGACAGTACCAGTAGAGTGCAGGTGTGTGAACACGTGTAGGTATtacctgagaggtgtgtgtggttatgagACTGacatgatgggtgtgtgtgtgctgaatgtgtgtgtgtagtagtagtagtgtccaaactctaaacacacatcttcatatttAGGGGTTTCATGAACCAATAACTATAatgtgtccctgaattttagatatgttcaacctcatgagtttgacatgatgtaaatcataaaaatTGCAAATATTACAGGATGTTTATTTTCTACTTACactatacagcaattgcattttgatcTCTTGTTAAtgtagtggtcacagtatacaaatagtggTACTGTTAGCCAACAACATTCAtttctgtaaattgtaatttgggaaacaaaggctaagaaaacaaggaaataaagcATTTTCACTTGGGTAACAGCTTGAGTACGCTACAGTACTGTTCACTCTGggtcagcatcctatctctgaccagggtcaggccagagattttcatcaacatcacaggcaatgttttctctagccaaacagcagggaaaatgcCCTTGAATGCCTGAGGCATCCCTGACAAGACTCCACagcaatgtccccacaagcttcttccatggcttggagaaggttgttctgtACATCGGGAtatctgtcatagtgtggccaaatctcatttgagattgttacaAGACACTTTGATCCTTGGAAGGTATGAACGAGGAGACAAAGGCAGGTGAAGTGGAGACTTTACTTATAATCCGTAGTACATTTAAACAATACAATAGTTGTTTAGGATACCTAGAATAGCGATAGCGTAGCACAGAGACAATTACCCACAACTGTGTCTGGTCTGAACAGGGTTTAAATACTGTGTGTAATTGGTAAtgaggtgcaggtgtgtgcaacaatgaggtgtgagtcgGTCCGTGTTCCTCCGCTGTCCTCAGTATTCCGGGGAACTAGACTGTCTGAGGGGTGCAAGAGGAGGATCCGTGAcagagattgttgttcttcttactcttcctctgcctctcccttctccatctcctctcattCTGACAATTCTGCCTTTTTCTCTGATATTTGcgtccatgatttcaaagtacagatgagcttatctttttattcattccaaacccctgattgcttgttgagtatttttatttgtttgtgcttacacatggataattggttgttacGGGTGTTTGAATTGCACGGTTTgagtttacttatcaaatggcagtgttttctaaaTGACACAATGGTgacaattgtgtcttaaaggcagaggtgtgtttagacttttgcaaagaagtgtgaatgaacctgagaaatgtgtaaaaaaagggtaaattgtgtttaaagactggggtacatggtctttctgctgggaattTGCTAAATGGTTTTGTGAgaatggcttacacataccatttttgtgtgttagcaattgagaaaaactgtaagtttGTTCTGGCAATAAGTCTCCTCTGCACCTTGTCACAGAATGTCAACACAGGTTCTCTGTCGCTACAAATTGTTTGCACCTCTCTGAATTAATCTGGGGGCGGTGCAGGTGCAGGGGGGggaaggcaggagagggaaggagcggAGGAGAGTGAAGGTGAAATGaatagagagaagaagaggggaggaaagagaagaggagggagtcgGCTACTTCACTCTGTTAGCAGTGTCTCTGTTCTCTCATTCGCTCAATTTGGTACATGAAAATTAACATTGTTTTACGGTTAATTAATGTTAatgaattatttttttttactgtaatttaatgggtttaatctggcgtcccagctgccagattgttcctgttattttacaatgttttttttattacagtGTAGCCTCTGTTCAACTCCTGGTTAGATTGACCCAGTTAGCCCTCCTGGTTAGATTGACCCAGTTAGCCCTCCTGGTTAGATTGACCCAGTTAGCCCTCCTGGGACAAGCCTTCGTGTCTCCTCTTATCTACTGTGAGAGCAGCATGGAGAAGAAACTTCACACTCAGAAGGTGACAGCATCAGACACCACTGATGCTGTTTCTCCCTGGGGAAATACTCAGACACTGCTCTcccgctctctgtccctcccccctctgtctcactctctccccctttctctcttgaaATACCTTTTAAATATTAATGGAATGTGACTTTAATaggatgaaaacacacacacgtgtacagacacacacagacagacactggaGACAGCATTTTGCATCTAGTTTATATGAGGCACTTTTAGTGAACCTAGATTGTTCCGTTCACACTGTTTCTATCTTGGTCATCAATATGATACATTGGAGATATGTAATTCCACCATTTGTACAATACTTATACAATGAGGTGGTGTGTACACTCgtacccctaaccctaatcatACCCCCACCCCAGGTGTCCCCCAAGCTGCGACCCTTTTCTCCTCGCTACTAGTTTTAGTTTTGAAGCCTGAGGCTCATTAATTCCATAGTAACCAATGCAGAAGAACAACTCTGTAATTGCAGTCATTTTACCATTTACAGTAAGAATGCACGATCAATGACAAagttgagatttttttttttacaatataaCAATAGCAAAAACAGGTTTTGTAAAACCTCCTGAACACCCCTGGCTATTCTTTAGTAATACccttaaaaaaatgtgtgtgtgttggaggaggaggtgcagggggggtctaATAGCTATAATAGTTCCCTcaacctcctgctctcctccctcctctacctcccaccctcacccactcctccccctctccccctgctctcctccctcctctacctcccaccctcacccactcctccccctctccccctgctctcctccctcctctacctcccaccctcacccactcctccccctttccccctgctctcctcccttcctctcctccccacatgaGTTGGGATTAGGTTTCACATGTCATCAGCGTGCGGGCGAAGGGTTGGCCGACGACGGGGATCCAAAGTAACCATCGCTATGTGACCGGTGATGGGGTCGCCATGGTAATGCATCTGGTCATCCTGGCTTCcattaagagagagaggctgcaggtggccccgcccccctgccaCACTCATCTTCCCCAGCAGGGCGGCGATGTGATCAGCGTCACGAGGGAAGCGAGGGGAGGCATTGGGCTCGTCGTCGGGGGCAGAGTAGGGAGGGTCTGAGACCTGCAGCACTCTTGAGGCCTCGAGGTTGTGGAGGGATCGAGACTggactggggggggaggaggagagaaggagcagggtggcgagagggagatggtgcaggaggagggaggagatagagggggagaggaggagagaaggagaggagagctatGTCAGTGAGTGTCACCTTACAAAGATATTTAGCATCAGTTCCATTCTTGTTCTCATCTAACCTttataagagagacagagagaccacacacacacaccgcaacaCACGTCTGAAATACTACACACAGTAATCCACCCCAAAACACGTcttaaacatcacacacacacccaaacacatgtctgaaacacagcacagt encodes:
- the rxfp3.2b gene encoding relaxin family peptide receptor 3.2b, encoding MQSFMLNTSRGCLQTSSACEEEQPEGVLANCSYGSSSLSLRCWLQLLTRESVLELQGDTSSLASRVSMALVYSMVCALGLVGNSLALYLLHSRHRQKQSSINCFVMSLAVTDLQFTLTLPFWAVDTALDFRWPFGRIMCKIVSSVTMMNMYASVFFLTAMSVARYYSVSSALKMRSRRAANAKWVSLGVWAVSLLATLPHAVYSTSVHVSDEELCLVKFPESGSWDPQLLLGLYQLQKVLLGFFLPLVVITTCYLLLLRFVLIRRIAGGTGGVDSEKDRLKRRSKVTKSVAIVVLSFFLCWLPNQALTLWGVLIKFDLVPFSVAFYNAQAYIFPLSVCLAHTNSCLNPVLYCLIRREFRAGLKEILLKATPSFSRLTHLLPRRSKVAEAPPILVLVQMDA